One window from the genome of Cryptomeria japonica chromosome 6, Sugi_1.0, whole genome shotgun sequence encodes:
- the LOC131043015 gene encoding replication protein A 70 kDa DNA-binding subunit E-like — MASSTATSESIDYSTIDNLAKTQEYVPTPFAIKSINVGDDLPSTLLQVLSFQKMQNNTDDTDRHKLVLSDGTYMQLAILPSKFIVILSLEVKQSDCPFFGKPVYMFKEQQPEMMFEDRPSTSKRSLQFATELPSPQTTTSENISPIKSSHYLISKGSIKEANARYNKLNSHLEITLSNASILKHCTNEEQADQQGPPFTPINKLFHLTNNMLVDIIGLVLYVGDIIPIHKKDGNQTHKHVVKISDISNSTIDINLWGLMAKQKGLELKNMLSNDSVVIFSLRNARVGYFNGKLINITAATTLHINPTFLEAELLTLRGKDPLLVVPFVAETIHIDGKYSRMTIYSIHEWMSIKLETIQTNLLAILRFVNVTDQNFYYAACPLIVNGRPCKKKCTQQVDDSWFFSRCQMTMQDYNYSYLLPLKLQDATGTLWATVVDEGSIHLLQKTVKQLCALQNDATTTKTSCSVIKRLLSCHYSFTLLVSTETYNSESKMKVTVNKVAPVDFKAKCHALLPEIGRLSTQT, encoded by the exons atgGCATCTTCAACAGCCACCTCTGAATCGATAGACTACTCCACTATTGATAATTTG gcaaaaacccAAGAGTATGTCCCTACCCCTTTTGCAATTAAATCTATCAATGTTGGGGATGACCTTCCTTCAACATTGTTACAAGTTTTGTCATTTCAGAAAATGCAGAACAACACAGATGATACTGACAGACATAAATTAGTGTTAtctgatggcacatacatgcagtTGGCAATCTTGCCCTCTAA GTTTATTGTAATACTTAGTTTGGAAGTGAAACAAAGTGATTGCCCGTTCTTTGGTAAACCAGTATACAtgttcaaagaacaacaaccagaaaTGATGTTTGAGGACAGACCATCAACATCTAAACGATCTCTTCAATTTGCCACTGAATTGCCATCCCCACAAACAACAACTTCTGAAAATATAAGCCCTATCAAAA GTTCACATTATCTTATTTCAAAGGGATCTATTAAGGAGGCAAATGCAAGGTACAACAAACTAAATAGTCATTTAGAAATCACCTTGTCTAATGCATCCATACTAAAACATTGCACCAATGAAGAACAAGCAGATCAACAAGGTCCTCCTTTCACGCCCATTAATAAATTGTTTCATCTAACAAATAACATGTTGGTTGACATAATTGGCCTTGTTCTATatgttggagatatcattccaatACACAAGAAAGATGGCAATCAAACACACAAACATGTTGTGAAAATTAGTGATATATCTAattcaacaattgacatcaacctaTGGGGTCTAATGGCAAAACAAAAAGGACTAGAATTGAAAAATATGTTGAGCAATGATAGTGTGGTTATCTTTTCTTTACGTAATGCTCGTGTTGGCTATTTCAATGGGAAGCTTATAAACATAACAGCTGCAACCACATTACATATCAACCCAACTTTTCTAGAAGCAGAGCTTCTAACATTAAGAGGAAAGGACCCTTTGCTTGTTGTACCCTTTGTTGCAgaaactatccacatagatggTAAATATAGTAGAATGACTATTTATTcaatccatgagtggatgagcatCAAACTAGAAACAATTCAGACAAATTTGCTAGCCATTCTGCGCTTTGTAAACGTAACTGACCAAAATTTCTATTACGCAGCCTGTCCACTAATAGTCAATGGAAGGCCTTGCAAGAAAAAATGTACACAACAAGTTGATGATTCTTGGTTTTTCTCTAGATGTCAAATGACTATGCAAGACTATAATTATAGTTACCTCTTGCCACTAAAGTTACAAGATGCCACAGGTACTCTATGGGCCACTGTTGTTGATGAGGGTAGCATTCACTTGCTACAGAAAACTGTAAAACAACTTTGTGCACTACAAAAtgatgcaacaacaacaaagacatCTTGCTCAGTGATTAAGAGACTACTGTCATGTCACTATTCATTCACACTGTTGGTTTCCACTGAGACATATAATTCAGAGTCAAAGATGAAAGTGACAGTCAATAAAGTCGCTCCCGTTGACTTCAAAGCTAAGTGTCATGCACTACTTCCAGAAATTGGCCGCCTAAGTACACAGACTTAG